In Helicobacter sp. 12S02232-10, the following proteins share a genomic window:
- a CDS encoding aminodeoxychorismate/anthranilate synthase component II codes for MKIAMIDNYDSFTYNLVHYIEALDQKIDVFKNDGIALKDLDSYSHILISPGFGNPQDAKINMDLIKHYAASKKILGVCLGHQCIAEAYGGKISRLFAPVHGKASIINLLPCALFEGLGSSLMVGRYHSLYVSSLGEELIALAYDNDGVIMALKHKLYDVYGVQFHPESVLSDGGKKILENFLKL; via the coding sequence ATGAAAATTGCTATGATTGATAATTACGATTCTTTTACTTATAATCTTGTCCATTATATTGAAGCGCTTGATCAAAAAATAGATGTTTTTAAAAATGATGGTATTGCTTTAAAAGATTTGGATTCTTATAGCCATATTTTGATTTCGCCCGGTTTTGGAAATCCTCAAGATGCTAAGATTAATATGGATTTGATCAAGCATTATGCAGCGAGTAAGAAAATTTTGGGAGTTTGTCTAGGACATCAATGTATCGCGGAGGCTTATGGGGGAAAGATTTCAAGGCTTTTTGCACCTGTTCATGGAAAAGCTTCCATAATCAATTTACTTCCTTGCGCACTTTTTGAGGGATTGGGATCAAGTTTGATGGTGGGCAGATATCATTCTTTATATGTCTCTTCGCTTGGAGAAGAACTGATTGCTTTAGCTTATGATAACGATGGAGTCATTATGGCTCTTAAACATAAGCTTTATGATGTTTATGGCGTACAGTTTCACCCCGAATCAGTCTTGTCTGATGGGGGTAAAAAAATATTAGAGAATTTCTTGAAGCTTTGA
- the gatC gene encoding Asp-tRNA(Asn)/Glu-tRNA(Gln) amidotransferase subunit GatC codes for MNVDERLLEKLEKLGMIEIAPDKKEAIKKDLDEILGFVENISELNLEDFDKESTQKITPLREDTKHNDPSIAQKVLKNAPEAREGYFIVPKIIE; via the coding sequence ATGAATGTCGATGAGCGTCTATTGGAAAAACTTGAAAAACTAGGGATGATTGAGATTGCTCCAGATAAAAAAGAAGCAATCAAAAAAGACTTGGATGAGATTTTAGGCTTTGTAGAAAACATTTCTGAACTCAATCTTGAAGATTTTGATAAAGAAAGCACTCAAAAGATAACCCCTTTGCGAGAAGATACAAAACACAATGATCCCTCCATTGCTCAAAAAGTACTTAAAAATGCTCCAGAAGCAAGAGAGGGATATTTTATCGTTCCTAAAATTATCGAATAG
- a CDS encoding 2-oxoglutarate ferredoxin oxidoreductase subunit beta produces MAFNYDEYLRVEKMPTLWCWGCGDGVILKSIIRAIDALGWNMNDVCLVSGIGCSGRMSSYVNCNTVHTTHGRAVAYATGIKMANPDKHVIVVSGDGDALAIGGNHTIHACRRNIDINFVLVNNFIYGLTNSQTSPTTPKGMWTVTAQYGNIDNNFDPCKLADAAGATFVARESVLDPKKIEKILTEGFKHEGFSFFDIHSNCHINLGRKNKMGEAIQTLKWIESRTISKRKYDELKDEEKEGKFPTGILKQDTTKTEYTKAYKEVIKKAQEKGGH; encoded by the coding sequence ATGGCATTTAATTACGATGAATATTTAAGAGTGGAAAAAATGCCCACTTTATGGTGTTGGGGTTGTGGCGATGGGGTTATCTTGAAATCGATCATTCGAGCTATTGATGCGCTTGGGTGGAATATGAATGATGTTTGTTTGGTCAGCGGGATTGGTTGTAGTGGGAGAATGAGTTCTTATGTAAATTGTAATACTGTGCATACTACACACGGAAGGGCAGTGGCCTATGCTACAGGGATTAAGATGGCCAATCCTGATAAGCACGTCATTGTTGTATCTGGTGATGGTGATGCGCTTGCAATTGGGGGAAATCATACAATACACGCTTGCAGAAGAAATATTGATATTAATTTTGTATTGGTTAATAATTTTATCTATGGACTTACTAATTCTCAAACCTCACCTACTACGCCCAAAGGAATGTGGACTGTGACTGCTCAATATGGAAATATTGACAATAATTTTGATCCTTGCAAACTTGCTGATGCAGCAGGCGCTACTTTTGTTGCTAGAGAAAGTGTTTTAGATCCTAAGAAAATCGAAAAAATATTGACTGAAGGATTTAAGCATGAGGGATTTAGTTTTTTTGATATCCATAGTAACTGCCATATTAATTTAGGACGCAAAAATAAGATGGGTGAAGCAATTCAAACGCTCAAATGGATTGAATCACGCACAATTTCAAAACGCAAATATGACGAACTCAAAGATGAAGAGAAAGAAGGAAAATTTCCTACAGGCATATTGAAGCAAGATACAACAAAGACTGAATATACAAAAGCTTATAAAGAAGTGATTAAAAAAGCCCAAGAAAAAGGAGGGCATTGA
- a CDS encoding 2-oxoglutarate synthase subunit alpha: MREVISGGNELVAMAAIEAGCRFYGGYPITPSSDIMHQMSVLLPKYGGHFIQMEDEISGISVSLGASMSGVKSMTGSSGPGISLKVEQIGLGFMAEIPLVIADVMRSGPSTGMPTRVAQGDISFLKHPSHGDFKAVALAPGNLAESYTEAFRAFNLAEELMTPVFLVMDETIGHMYGKTMIPDFEEMQKTIKNRKVFQGDPKDYQPYGVPENEPAILNPFFKGYRYHITGLHHGPIGFPTEDAKMGQALIDRLFGKIESRIDTITKNEEIDLDGAEIAIIAYGSVSLAVKEAMVELKKQNGKKVGLFRPITIWPSPEKQIKALGQKFEKILVIELNKGQYVEEIERILQRKVHFMGQANGRSISPTQIISKLKEL; the protein is encoded by the coding sequence ATGCGAGAAGTTATTTCTGGTGGGAATGAATTAGTGGCAATGGCAGCTATTGAGGCTGGTTGCAGATTTTATGGAGGTTATCCGATTACGCCTTCCTCAGATATTATGCACCAAATGAGTGTATTGCTTCCAAAATATGGAGGGCATTTTATTCAGATGGAAGATGAAATTAGTGGGATTTCGGTTTCGCTTGGAGCTAGTATGAGTGGTGTGAAGTCAATGACAGGAAGTTCGGGACCTGGAATTTCACTCAAAGTCGAACAAATCGGACTTGGTTTTATGGCTGAAATTCCTCTTGTAATTGCTGATGTAATGCGTTCGGGTCCTTCAACTGGAATGCCTACGCGTGTTGCGCAAGGGGATATATCTTTTTTAAAGCATCCTTCTCACGGCGATTTTAAAGCTGTAGCTCTTGCACCAGGAAACTTGGCAGAATCTTATACGGAGGCTTTTCGCGCATTTAATTTGGCCGAAGAGTTGATGACGCCGGTATTTTTAGTGATGGATGAAACAATCGGGCATATGTATGGTAAGACAATGATTCCAGATTTTGAAGAAATGCAAAAAACAATCAAAAATAGAAAAGTTTTTCAAGGAGATCCTAAGGATTATCAACCTTATGGGGTTCCTGAAAATGAACCTGCCATTTTAAATCCATTTTTTAAAGGCTATCGCTATCATATTACAGGGTTACATCACGGACCCATCGGATTCCCAACCGAAGATGCAAAAATGGGGCAAGCTTTGATTGATCGGTTATTTGGAAAAATAGAATCTAGGATTGATACCATTACAAAAAATGAAGAAATCGATTTAGATGGTGCTGAAATTGCTATCATTGCATATGGTTCAGTATCTTTGGCTGTGAAAGAAGCAATGGTGGAACTCAAAAAACAAAATGGTAAAAAAGTAGGGCTTTTCCGTCCCATTACAATTTGGCCTAGTCCCGAAAAGCAAATTAAGGCTTTGGGACAGAAATTTGAAAAAATTTTAGTTATTGAGCTTAATAAAGGGCAGTATGTAGAGGAGATCGAAAGAATTTTACAAAGAAAAGTTCATTTTATGGGTCAGGCAAATGGTCGAAGCATATCGCCCACTCAGATTATTTCTAAATTAAAGGAGCTTTAA
- a CDS encoding 4Fe-4S binding protein, translating into MSSMVAPKDVPVWVNEDRCKGCDICVSLCPAGVLGMRLDANKVLGKIVKVAHPESCIGCLDCELHCPDFAIYVADRKEFKFAKVSQDAQERAQKVKENNFMLLN; encoded by the coding sequence ATGTCTAGTATGGTTGCCCCTAAGGACGTCCCTGTATGGGTAAATGAGGATCGTTGCAAGGGTTGTGACATTTGCGTTTCTTTGTGCCCTGCAGGCGTTTTGGGTATGAGATTAGATGCAAATAAAGTGTTGGGAAAAATTGTAAAAGTTGCTCATCCTGAAAGTTGCATAGGTTGTTTGGATTGCGAATTGCATTGTCCTGATTTTGCGATTTATGTGGCAGACAGAAAAGAGTTTAAATTTGCAAAAGTTTCTCAAGATGCGCAAGAAAGGGCTCAAAAAGTCAAAGAGAATAATTTTATGTTATTGAATTAA
- a CDS encoding TSUP family transporter, whose product MMGVYENFEVWTLVGVCIAFFIAGFVDSIAGGGGLISMPSLLLAGIPPQYALGTNKFVVIFGTAVALGNFVRHKKLIYKITLLSVGFSLIGAYAGTKLILLFDERDVASVILFLLPVSALVIFIPKGVSKMRQESFSSMDTFVYAPLISFIIGAYDGFFGPGTGTFLILSFYLFLHMNMLSASATAKALNLASGLGSFFAFALSGHIFYALGIPLIVANIFGAYLGSRFALKGGEKIVKLFVILSFLVMFVSLVLKYFFL is encoded by the coding sequence ATGATGGGTGTGTATGAAAATTTTGAAGTTTGGACGCTTGTTGGAGTTTGCATAGCATTTTTTATTGCCGGTTTTGTTGATAGCATTGCAGGTGGGGGTGGTTTGATTTCTATGCCTTCTTTGTTATTGGCAGGTATTCCGCCCCAATATGCCTTAGGAACTAATAAATTTGTCGTGATATTTGGAACAGCCGTTGCGTTGGGAAATTTTGTACGCCATAAAAAGTTGATTTATAAAATCACTCTTTTGAGTGTTGGATTTTCACTGATAGGGGCTTATGCGGGTACAAAACTGATTCTTTTGTTTGATGAGCGTGATGTTGCTTCTGTCATTTTATTTTTATTGCCTGTGAGTGCTTTGGTTATTTTTATTCCCAAAGGTGTTTCAAAAATGCGACAGGAGAGTTTTAGTTCTATGGATACTTTTGTTTATGCTCCTTTGATTAGTTTTATTATTGGAGCTTATGATGGATTTTTTGGTCCAGGAACTGGGACATTTTTGATCTTGAGCTTTTATCTCTTTTTGCATATGAATATGTTGAGTGCTTCAGCGACTGCCAAAGCTCTTAATCTTGCTTCAGGATTAGGTTCATTTTTTGCCTTCGCTCTCTCTGGCCATATTTTTTATGCTCTTGGCATTCCTTTGATTGTTGCAAATATTTTTGGTGCCTATCTTGGGAGTCGATTTGCCCTTAAGGGCGGAGAAAAAATTGTCAAACTTTTTGTGATTTTATCTTTTTTAGTGATGTTTGTTTCTTTGGTATTGAAGTATTTTTTTCTTTGA
- the pheA gene encoding prephenate dehydratase, whose amino-acid sequence MDLSEKRIRIDAIDDAIFDLLNERLAIVSEIGREKLKVGASIYRPEREREIIERLSHRESRYLNDKTIEAIYQEIFAISRNLELPEKVAYLGPLGSYTHQAAEERFGAMSEYLAMTNIYSVFKAVELKRAKYGVVPLENNTNGMVGDTIDLLANSELKIIAEIVLPIHHSFASNCEHLDEVKRIYSKDIAFGQCNEFIESHQLQEIDRIPVDSTAKAAQLAKEDKNSAAICSKIAGKLYHLPIMFDNIEDSNKNKTRFVIISDFINRPSGKDKTSVFANLKGFQKSGTLLDLLKDFSQRGINLTKIDSRPIKTKSDFSFGFYIDFEGHRDDPHIKDLFDTRKDELKWLGSYVKTDE is encoded by the coding sequence ATGGATTTAAGTGAAAAAAGAATCAGGATTGATGCGATTGATGATGCAATCTTTGATCTTTTAAATGAGCGTTTAGCCATTGTATCTGAGATTGGGAGAGAAAAGCTTAAAGTAGGTGCGAGTATTTACAGACCCGAAAGAGAGAGGGAGATCATTGAGCGTTTGTCACATAGAGAATCTAGATATCTTAATGATAAGACTATTGAAGCGATTTACCAAGAAATTTTTGCTATTTCTAGAAATTTAGAATTGCCTGAAAAAGTTGCTTATTTAGGACCTTTAGGAAGCTATACCCATCAGGCTGCCGAAGAGAGATTTGGGGCGATGAGCGAATATTTGGCGATGACAAATATTTATTCGGTTTTTAAGGCTGTGGAACTTAAGCGGGCTAAATATGGGGTTGTGCCTTTGGAAAACAATACTAATGGGATGGTGGGGGATACGATTGATTTGCTTGCCAATTCTGAACTCAAAATTATCGCTGAGATTGTTTTGCCTATTCATCATAGTTTTGCAAGCAATTGCGAACATTTAGATGAGGTTAAACGTATTTATTCCAAAGATATTGCTTTTGGACAATGCAATGAATTTATTGAATCCCATCAGCTTCAAGAGATTGATAGAATTCCCGTAGATTCGACTGCAAAAGCAGCCCAACTTGCTAAAGAGGATAAAAATTCTGCTGCGATTTGCTCAAAAATTGCCGGAAAATTGTATCATTTACCCATTATGTTTGACAATATTGAAGATTCTAATAAAAATAAAACGCGTTTTGTTATCATCAGTGATTTTATCAATCGTCCTAGCGGAAAAGATAAGACTTCAGTTTTTGCTAATCTTAAAGGATTTCAAAAGTCTGGTACTTTGCTTGATTTACTCAAAGATTTTAGTCAAAGAGGTATTAATCTGACTAAGATTGATTCTCGTCCGATCAAAACAAAATCTGATTTCAGTTTCGGATTTTATATTGATTTTGAAGGCCATAGGGATGATCCCCATATTAAAGATCTTTTTGATACCCGCAAAGATGAGTTAAAGTGGTTGGGTAGTTATGTTAAAACGGATGAATAA
- a CDS encoding 2-oxoacid:acceptor oxidoreductase family protein, with protein sequence METQLRFTGVGGQGVLLAGEILAESRIRGGGYGVQASTYTSQVRGGPTKVDILLDSKEILYPYANEGEIDFMLSTAQVSYNQFKSGVKVGGIVVVEPNLVFPIEEDFKKYQIYKIPIITIAKEEVGNVVTQSVVALAVTVTFTKCVDRDLVFNTMISKVPDKVVELNKKAFELGEKHALEAMKIGLAKS encoded by the coding sequence ATGGAAACCCAGTTGAGATTCACAGGTGTTGGAGGACAAGGGGTTTTGCTTGCCGGAGAGATACTTGCAGAGTCTAGAATCCGTGGTGGGGGTTATGGCGTCCAAGCATCCACTTATACAAGTCAAGTCCGTGGAGGACCTACGAAAGTTGATATTCTTTTAGATTCTAAAGAAATTCTTTATCCTTATGCAAATGAAGGCGAAATAGATTTTATGCTTTCTACTGCTCAAGTGAGCTACAATCAGTTTAAATCTGGAGTAAAAGTCGGCGGAATTGTTGTGGTTGAGCCAAATTTGGTATTCCCCATAGAAGAAGATTTTAAAAAATACCAGATTTATAAGATTCCCATCATCACTATCGCAAAAGAAGAGGTTGGAAATGTTGTGACCCAATCAGTAGTTGCTTTGGCTGTAACGGTTACCTTTACAAAATGTGTAGATAGGGATTTGGTTTTTAATACAATGATTAGCAAAGTTCCTGATAAAGTAGTAGAATTAAATAAAAAAGCATTTGAATTGGGCGAAAAGCACGCTTTAGAGGCTATGAAAATCGGATTGGCAAAATCCTGA
- a CDS encoding chorismate-binding protein: protein MIFGDKLYYQSLKKLVAFDRKGLIQAFDYIDSHRHRGYFVGYVKYEAKDIFLGKDIVLKEPLLYFEHFAKSRPFPLKKNIWNAFYPHLKPQIDFYVYKDKIVSIKEAIAKGDTYQTNFTYPIDIFTHCDEESVFYSILNNQDTPYKAFITNEFESILSFSPELFFEITSKGANHSIIARPMKGTIQRGADQEEDLKNKAFLKNDIKNQSENVMIVDLLRNDLSKIALKGSVEVSKLFEIQTHPTLHQMISEITAEIPKDISLYNIFNSLFPCGSITGAPKIKTMEIISKLETKDRGIYCGAIGVIDKVGMRFSVPIRTLYKKCKHKTYTLNVGGGIVWDSKTSEEWDETKLKSLFIYPKIDFCLVETMRVQDLKIIDFSLHLKRLRRAADYFGFKFDDSLQALKPQKDGILRILSDKNGHTSKIYSEWLLPASNKIILSNEFLDNRNDFLYYKTTYRPWYEKSMQKITEGMIFDEVFYNQNGELTEGARSNLVLEIDGNLFTPPIECGLLGGIYREKLLAQHMCVEKILRLSDLKQADKIYCINSVRGMTLVEVQK from the coding sequence ATGATTTTTGGAGATAAGCTTTATTATCAAAGCCTGAAAAAACTTGTCGCATTTGATAGAAAAGGGCTTATACAAGCTTTTGACTATATTGATTCTCATCGCCACAGAGGTTATTTTGTAGGCTATGTGAAATATGAGGCGAAAGATATTTTTTTAGGTAAAGATATTGTTTTGAAAGAACCTCTTTTGTATTTTGAACATTTCGCCAAAAGTCGCCCTTTTCCCCTCAAAAAAAATATTTGGAATGCTTTTTATCCCCATTTGAAGCCACAAATAGATTTTTATGTCTATAAAGATAAGATTGTTTCAATCAAGGAGGCGATTGCAAAAGGGGATACTTATCAGACTAATTTTACTTATCCGATAGATATATTTACTCATTGTGATGAAGAGAGTGTTTTTTATTCGATCTTAAATAATCAGGATACTCCCTATAAAGCATTTATTACCAATGAATTTGAAAGTATTTTGAGTTTTTCGCCCGAACTTTTTTTTGAAATTACTTCCAAAGGTGCAAATCATTCTATCATTGCTAGACCGATGAAAGGTACGATTCAAAGAGGAGCAGATCAAGAGGAGGATTTAAAAAATAAAGCGTTTCTTAAAAATGATATAAAAAATCAAAGTGAAAATGTAATGATCGTCGATCTTTTGCGCAATGATTTGAGTAAAATTGCCTTAAAAGGGAGCGTCGAAGTAAGCAAGCTTTTTGAGATACAAACCCATCCCACACTTCATCAGATGATTTCAGAAATCACAGCAGAAATTCCTAAAGATATTTCACTTTACAACATTTTCAATTCTCTTTTTCCTTGTGGTTCCATTACCGGTGCTCCTAAAATCAAAACAATGGAAATCATCAGCAAGCTTGAAACTAAAGATCGAGGTATTTATTGCGGAGCTATTGGGGTTATTGATAAAGTCGGAATGCGCTTCAGCGTTCCTATCCGCACTCTTTATAAAAAATGCAAACATAAGACTTATACACTAAATGTGGGTGGAGGAATTGTCTGGGATAGTAAGACTAGCGAGGAATGGGATGAGACCAAACTGAAATCACTTTTTATTTACCCAAAGATTGATTTTTGTTTAGTTGAAACAATGCGTGTGCAAGATTTGAAAATCATCGATTTTTCTTTGCATTTGAAGCGTTTGAGGCGTGCAGCCGATTATTTCGGTTTTAAATTTGACGATTCTTTGCAGGCTTTAAAACCCCAAAAAGATGGAATTCTTAGGATTTTATCAGATAAAAATGGGCATACATCTAAGATTTATTCAGAATGGTTGCTCCCTGCAAGCAATAAAATTATTCTCAGTAATGAATTTTTAGATAATCGGAACGATTTCTTATATTATAAAACCACTTATCGCCCTTGGTATGAGAAAAGTATGCAAAAAATCACAGAAGGAATGATTTTTGATGAGGTTTTTTACAATCAGAATGGAGAACTCACAGAGGGGGCTAGGAGTAATTTGGTGCTTGAAATTGATGGTAATCTTTTTACGCCTCCGATAGAGTGTGGTTTGCTTGGGGGTATATATCGGGAAAAATTACTTGCTCAGCATATGTGTGTAGAAAAAATATTGCGTTTGTCAGATTTGAAGCAAGCAGATAAAATCTATTGTATCAATTCGGTGCGAGGTATGACTTTAGTGGAAGTGCAGAAATGA
- a CDS encoding phosphatidylglycerol lysyltransferase domain-containing protein encodes MIEYKKISLEDKPLFDSYLNKDFFYVSDISFGNLYIWHTAREISYAIVEGFLVIRTQYLQKSPFYFYPIGSGNRALCIQALIQDSTLRGERLEFHSLESKSVQSLQEYFPQKFSIFPNRDRSDYVYNIKELIELSGRKYHKKKNHLNQFLQTYPNFTYTSIDISNKLRVLQAWEKWFLQIQDEASEGLKNENIGIVNALKNYEFLGLKGGFVSIGDEIIAFSFGEIINQEMVVVHIEKADSKHHGAYQIINQQLLLNEFSTYVYANREEDLGIEGLRRAKMSYNPVFLVEKFEAVFEG; translated from the coding sequence ATGATTGAGTATAAAAAAATCTCTTTAGAAGATAAGCCTTTGTTTGATTCTTATTTAAACAAAGACTTTTTTTATGTCTCAGATATCAGCTTTGGCAATCTTTATATTTGGCATACCGCAAGAGAAATTAGTTATGCGATTGTAGAGGGTTTTTTAGTGATACGCACACAATATCTGCAAAAATCGCCGTTTTATTTTTATCCTATCGGGAGTGGAAATAGGGCTTTGTGTATTCAGGCATTAATCCAAGATAGCACTCTTAGAGGAGAAAGACTTGAGTTTCATTCTTTAGAATCCAAATCTGTTCAAAGCCTTCAGGAATATTTTCCTCAGAAATTTTCTATTTTCCCTAATCGTGATCGTAGCGATTATGTTTATAATATTAAAGAACTTATTGAGCTTTCAGGCAGAAAATACCATAAGAAAAAAAATCATTTAAACCAGTTTTTGCAGACCTACCCTAATTTTACTTATACAAGTATTGACATATCCAATAAGCTTAGAGTTCTTCAAGCGTGGGAAAAATGGTTTTTGCAGATTCAAGATGAGGCAAGCGAAGGGTTGAAAAATGAAAATATTGGGATTGTCAATGCACTTAAAAACTATGAATTTTTGGGCTTAAAAGGTGGGTTTGTAAGTATAGGAGATGAGATCATTGCTTTCAGTTTTGGTGAGATTATCAATCAAGAAATGGTAGTGGTGCATATTGAAAAAGCTGATTCCAAACACCATGGAGCTTATCAGATCATTAATCAACAGCTTCTTTTAAACGAATTTAGCACCTATGTCTATGCCAATCGTGAAGAAGATTTAGGGATAGAGGGATTACGAAGAGCTAAAATGAGCTATAATCCGGTATTTTTAGTTGAGAAATTTGAAGCTGTTTTTGAAGGATGA
- the lysA gene encoding diaminopimelate decarboxylase — MDFLSLAQKYKTPLYVYDLDRIKEQFLNFKNAFFGRKVLICYALKANSNLSVIHTLSCLESGADCVSIGEVRRAILVGVKKYRIIFSGVGKSDEEIKEALETDILFLNVESQQELERIEFIAKELDKKARISVRLNPNIDPKTHPYISTGLDENKFGVDKETALKLYLYAKNSPFLEPVGIHFHIGSQLTDLAPITASVEKVADFARSLLALKIDLKFFDVGGGLGIAYANEKTIELYDYAQTILRALKGLDFTIICEPGRYIVGESGYLVTKVLYEKHTKTKRFVIVDGAMNDLMRPTLYQAVHKVRVCFKNKPQKDSESLCDIVGPICESGDYLAKNVMLPSLASGDLIVFENAGAYGYSMSSNYNTRKRVAEVGIERGEDRVLKHRENFEDMVSDELKILQGAQNGFK; from the coding sequence ATGGATTTTTTAAGTCTGGCGCAGAAATACAAAACGCCTTTATATGTGTATGACTTAGATCGCATTAAAGAACAATTTTTGAATTTTAAAAATGCTTTTTTTGGAAGAAAGGTTTTGATTTGCTATGCTTTGAAAGCAAATTCAAATTTGAGTGTCATTCATACGCTTTCTTGTCTTGAAAGCGGGGCAGATTGTGTTTCTATCGGAGAAGTGAGACGTGCGATTTTGGTAGGAGTGAAAAAATATAGGATTATTTTTAGTGGTGTGGGTAAAAGCGATGAGGAAATCAAGGAAGCCTTAGAGACAGATATTTTATTTTTAAATGTAGAGTCCCAACAAGAGCTTGAACGGATAGAATTTATCGCCAAAGAATTAGATAAAAAGGCTAGAATTTCAGTTCGCCTCAATCCAAATATCGATCCAAAGACACATCCCTACATTTCTACAGGGCTTGATGAAAATAAATTTGGCGTTGATAAGGAAACGGCTTTAAAACTTTATCTTTATGCTAAGAATTCGCCTTTTTTAGAACCTGTCGGCATTCATTTTCACATCGGATCTCAACTTACGGATTTAGCGCCTATAACTGCAAGTGTGGAAAAGGTAGCAGATTTTGCCCGATCCCTACTTGCTCTTAAAATTGATTTAAAATTTTTTGATGTGGGCGGGGGACTTGGTATTGCTTATGCTAATGAAAAAACAATTGAGCTTTATGATTATGCTCAAACAATTTTAAGAGCGCTCAAAGGATTGGATTTTACTATTATTTGCGAACCCGGAAGATATATCGTGGGGGAGAGCGGTTATTTGGTCACAAAAGTTTTATATGAAAAACATACCAAGACAAAACGTTTTGTGATTGTAGATGGAGCAATGAATGATTTGATGCGTCCAACCCTTTATCAGGCTGTTCATAAAGTTAGAGTTTGTTTTAAAAATAAACCCCAAAAAGATTCAGAAAGCTTGTGTGATATTGTCGGACCGATTTGTGAGAGCGGGGATTATCTTGCCAAGAATGTGATGCTTCCTTCTTTGGCTTCAGGGGATTTGATTGTATTTGAAAATGCAGGTGCTTATGGCTATAGTATGTCAAGTAACTATAATACAAGAAAAAGAGTAGCAGAAGTCGGTATTGAAAGAGGTGAGGATAGGGTGTTGAAACATCGGGAGAATTTTGAAGATATGGTTAGTGATGAGCTTAAAATCCTTCAAGGAGCACAAAATGGATTTAAGTGA